Proteins encoded by one window of Candidatus Fermentibacter sp.:
- a CDS encoding PD-(D/E)XK nuclease family protein, producing MLKLIEGHYRALESVLPGEVSRALALGPAALVPAGSALQRRVLRVLADAGEGILPGLEVLPGFPQLAARLASDPFSCEDPGEADRTLLAMDAMGSIPAGLPYSALSGVAHAARSLSAFFEKDLLDRGIDPASYDVSAFVSESGGDPVTAAERSTVEAVGIAFRKYVRLRTGLFPGTHDQAAMSALSSRPSRYRSIILYGFLDLNPLQRRMLRHLVESLPCVVFMCPVPSALEAWKGIGRPTRLLLDGRAGDRMRADSNRPPSRFLTFADALLSGDIRIIPEGFRLVNAPGPAGVARAVIDSLAGPSASGIPASQTAVVGKGQAFETVETFLRAEGIPVARPWKCRLGSLPAGSLLSDIARLRNLDFHHGLLTRVSGSAAVADAFRASPDEIALALQASGVRRGREMLGRMAALDGAVHARASALAKALLEGDALIPGTAPPGVMLEGLCRAAMILTGPDGHAGAAVGSLPGLAAPVYRGSVGFDRFAEMLDVILETVFMERPGTPGSVELLEMEEARGTSFRHVIVFGLEEDVLPGVARNDPRLPDALRKGLELPPSSLRETEQALLFRQVLECAGERLTLVRMTMDAAGREVSWSPFIEPLVEPSERIAGMLAGCASTLPADPVSIHFGGSRAGQADTRDAFGGTLPLHRPFFAEACAVEASRLDRGSPFGPGDGILGAMPGLADGAFSPSRLQDWAACPFRYMAARLWHLAEPCDAAILSKPPPLARGNVMHRALSLCLAEPGRPASGAVAQACAELDLAGLMGSPVLAGRFAEAAAAELAGILAFLEDEGLEPDGDDSIETGRRARTGAGGIELAGRIDMILRNGAGRVVLDLKTGSATPGLRAVRKGIDGGEYLQVPLYAAILEALGTPVDRAGLLYASKPSLETTFGRDELGPVMEASLSRAESAVRSIRAGMFPPAGALTGAPCRGCWAAGLCRKGPDERIGPKLAATRGPGGELPSWDAGTEGVDEDA from the coding sequence ATGCTCAAACTGATCGAAGGACACTACAGGGCGCTCGAATCGGTCCTTCCCGGCGAGGTTTCCAGAGCCCTTGCCCTCGGCCCCGCAGCCCTCGTCCCGGCGGGATCGGCCCTCCAGAGGAGGGTCCTCCGGGTGCTCGCCGATGCCGGCGAGGGAATCCTGCCGGGGCTGGAGGTTCTCCCCGGATTCCCCCAGCTCGCCGCCAGGCTCGCTTCCGATCCCTTCTCCTGCGAGGACCCGGGCGAGGCTGACCGCACGCTGCTCGCCATGGATGCGATGGGATCCATCCCGGCCGGACTGCCCTACTCCGCGCTCTCGGGCGTCGCCCATGCCGCCCGCTCCCTTTCCGCATTCTTCGAGAAGGATCTGCTGGACAGGGGCATAGATCCCGCCTCCTACGACGTGAGCGCCTTCGTATCCGAATCCGGGGGCGATCCCGTCACCGCGGCTGAACGGAGCACGGTCGAGGCCGTCGGGATCGCGTTCCGGAAGTATGTGCGGCTCAGGACGGGCCTCTTCCCCGGCACTCACGACCAGGCCGCCATGTCGGCCCTGTCGTCACGGCCATCCCGGTACCGCTCGATCATCCTCTACGGGTTCCTCGACCTGAACCCCCTGCAGAGGCGCATGCTGAGGCACCTGGTCGAATCCCTCCCCTGCGTGGTCTTCATGTGCCCGGTCCCGTCCGCCCTCGAAGCCTGGAAGGGGATCGGCAGGCCGACGAGACTCCTGCTGGACGGCAGGGCCGGCGACAGGATGCGCGCCGACTCGAACCGCCCCCCGTCCCGGTTCCTCACGTTTGCCGATGCCCTCCTTTCGGGCGACATCAGGATCATCCCGGAGGGATTCAGGCTGGTGAACGCGCCCGGCCCGGCCGGGGTCGCGAGGGCCGTGATCGATTCTCTCGCGGGTCCGTCCGCATCAGGGATCCCCGCTTCGCAGACCGCGGTCGTAGGGAAGGGACAGGCCTTCGAAACCGTCGAGACGTTCCTCAGGGCGGAGGGGATCCCGGTCGCCCGGCCCTGGAAGTGCAGGCTCGGAAGCCTGCCCGCGGGTTCGCTCCTCTCTGACATCGCCAGGCTGAGGAACCTCGACTTCCACCACGGCCTGCTGACCCGCGTGTCCGGTTCGGCGGCGGTGGCGGACGCATTCCGGGCCTCGCCCGACGAGATCGCGCTCGCATTGCAGGCATCGGGGGTCAGAAGGGGCAGGGAGATGCTCGGAAGGATGGCGGCTCTCGACGGGGCCGTCCACGCACGGGCTTCCGCGCTCGCGAAGGCCCTCCTCGAAGGTGACGCACTGATCCCCGGCACCGCCCCGCCGGGGGTCATGCTCGAAGGTCTGTGCAGGGCCGCGATGATCCTCACCGGGCCGGACGGCCATGCCGGAGCGGCGGTCGGATCGCTCCCCGGTCTCGCCGCGCCCGTGTACCGCGGGAGCGTCGGATTCGACAGGTTCGCGGAGATGCTGGACGTGATCCTCGAGACGGTCTTCATGGAGAGGCCGGGCACCCCGGGATCGGTGGAGCTCCTCGAGATGGAGGAGGCCAGGGGCACGAGCTTCCGCCACGTCATCGTGTTCGGCCTCGAGGAGGACGTCCTGCCGGGGGTGGCCAGGAACGATCCCAGGCTGCCCGATGCTCTGCGGAAGGGCCTCGAGCTTCCTCCGTCGTCCCTGCGGGAGACGGAGCAGGCTCTTCTCTTCAGGCAGGTTCTGGAATGCGCTGGCGAGCGCCTCACGCTGGTGAGGATGACCATGGACGCCGCCGGCCGCGAGGTCTCCTGGTCGCCGTTCATCGAGCCCCTCGTGGAGCCTTCGGAGCGGATCGCCGGAATGCTCGCGGGATGTGCATCCACGCTCCCGGCCGACCCCGTCTCCATCCATTTCGGGGGCTCACGGGCCGGCCAGGCGGATACCAGGGACGCCTTCGGAGGGACCCTCCCCCTGCACAGGCCGTTCTTCGCCGAGGCCTGCGCCGTCGAGGCCTCCAGGCTCGACCGCGGATCGCCGTTCGGCCCTGGCGACGGAATCCTGGGCGCGATGCCCGGGCTGGCCGACGGCGCGTTCTCGCCCTCCAGGCTCCAGGACTGGGCGGCTTGCCCGTTCCGCTACATGGCCGCGAGGCTCTGGCACCTGGCCGAACCGTGCGATGCGGCGATCCTCTCGAAGCCTCCCCCCCTAGCGAGGGGCAACGTCATGCACAGAGCCCTCTCCCTCTGCCTCGCCGAGCCGGGCAGGCCGGCCTCCGGGGCGGTCGCGCAGGCCTGTGCGGAGCTCGATCTCGCAGGGCTGATGGGCAGCCCCGTGCTCGCCGGAAGGTTCGCGGAGGCGGCCGCGGCAGAGCTCGCAGGCATCCTGGCCTTCCTAGAGGACGAGGGGCTGGAGCCCGACGGGGATGATTCCATCGAGACGGGGCGCCGTGCACGCACCGGGGCGGGCGGCATCGAGCTCGCCGGAAGGATCGACATGATCCTGCGCAACGGGGCCGGGAGGGTCGTCCTCGATCTCAAGACGGGCAGCGCGACCCCGGGCCTCCGGGCCGTGCGGAAGGGCATCGACGGGGGCGAATACCTCCAGGTGCCTCTCTACGCCGCGATCCTCGAAGCTCTAGGAACGCCCGTGGACAGGGCCGGCCTGCTGTATGCCTCGAAGCCCTCCCTCGAGACCACATTCGGGCGGGACGAACTCGGGCCGGTGATGGAAGCCTCGCTGTCGCGCGCGGAGTCGGCGGTGCGCTCGATCCGTGCCGGCATGTTCCCACCCGCGGGAGCGCTCACCGGTGCCCCGTGCAGGGGCTGCTGGGCGGCCGGGCTCTGCAGGAAGGGGCCGGACGAGAGGATAGGGCCGAAGCTGGCCGCGACAAGAGGGCCCGGTGGCGAGCTGCCTTCCTGGGATGCCGGTACGGAGGGCGTCGATGAGGATGCCTGA
- a CDS encoding DUF1015 family protein encodes MATIKPFMGLRPRQGMAEKVAAPPYDVLDSDEAREMAAGNPWSILHCTKPEIDLDGSMDLYDDRVYAKGAENLRRFIEEGVLVQDDVPTFYFYRQTMGTHSQTGLVACASIEDYEKDVIKKHEFTRKDKELDRIRHIEAQNTQIGPVFLAYRDVPAMEEARARVCAAAPDCDFTSADGVGHAFWVVRDPGLVDDIVRVFQAIPFLYVADGHHRSAAATIIGQKRRAANPAHTGREEYNFFLSVIFPQSNLQIMPYNRVVADLSGHSPEEFMRLVSGNFRIYEDPAPTPAETGHFSMYIGGRWLGLEALRGSYRADDPVGSLDASILQRNLLAPILGIDDPRTSRRINFVGGIRGTGELVKLVDSGRYAVAFSLHPVTMDQLLSVADSGNVMPPKSTWFEPKLRSGLVVHQL; translated from the coding sequence ATGGCTACTATCAAACCGTTCATGGGTCTCAGGCCGCGACAGGGCATGGCGGAGAAGGTCGCCGCCCCGCCGTACGACGTCCTCGATTCCGACGAGGCGCGGGAGATGGCCGCGGGGAACCCGTGGAGCATCCTGCACTGCACGAAGCCCGAGATCGATCTGGACGGCTCGATGGATCTCTACGACGACAGGGTCTATGCGAAGGGGGCCGAGAACCTCCGCAGGTTCATCGAGGAGGGAGTGCTGGTCCAGGACGACGTCCCGACCTTCTACTTCTACAGGCAGACCATGGGGACCCACTCCCAGACCGGCCTCGTGGCCTGCGCCTCGATCGAGGACTACGAGAAGGATGTCATCAAGAAGCACGAGTTCACCCGAAAGGACAAGGAACTCGACAGGATAAGGCACATCGAGGCCCAGAACACGCAGATCGGACCAGTCTTCCTCGCCTACAGGGACGTGCCCGCGATGGAGGAGGCCAGGGCGCGGGTCTGTGCCGCAGCCCCCGACTGCGACTTCACTTCGGCCGACGGGGTGGGCCATGCCTTCTGGGTGGTCAGGGATCCAGGGCTCGTGGACGACATAGTCCGCGTCTTCCAGGCGATCCCGTTCCTCTACGTGGCCGACGGGCACCACAGGAGCGCCGCAGCGACGATCATCGGCCAGAAGAGAAGGGCCGCCAATCCGGCCCATACCGGACGCGAGGAGTACAACTTCTTCCTCAGCGTGATCTTCCCGCAGAGCAACCTCCAGATCATGCCCTACAACAGGGTCGTCGCCGACCTCTCGGGCCACTCCCCCGAGGAGTTCATGAGGCTCGTGTCGGGCAACTTCAGGATCTACGAGGACCCCGCCCCCACTCCCGCCGAGACCGGACACTTCTCGATGTACATCGGAGGCAGGTGGCTCGGCCTGGAGGCCCTCCGCGGCAGCTACCGGGCCGACGATCCCGTCGGGAGCCTGGATGCCAGCATCCTCCAGCGGAACCTCCTGGCCCCCATCCTGGGTATAGATGATCCGAGGACCAGCAGGAGGATCAACTTCGTCGGAGGCATCAGGGGTACCGGCGAGCTCGTGAAGCTCGTCGACTCCGGGAGGTATGCGGTGGCTTTCTCGCTCCATCCCGTTACCATGGACCAGCTCCTGTCGGTGGCCGACAGCGGGAACGTGATGCCGCCGAAGTCTACGTGGTTCGAGCCGAAGCTCCGCAGCGGGCTCGTGGTCCACCAGCTCTAG
- a CDS encoding transposase → MRLDQTDSLHHVMTRTVERRPLFEDDTDRVAFLDVLSRVCSLTGTRILAWALMGTHVHLLVRCAEYPLSGFMQQILSSYARCFNRRHDRTGHLFEDRFRSILVNDESYLLSVIRYIHLNPVASGMLDSVETLGKYPWTGHRAVVTGVAIDGQDIDGVLSLFGGSRSEALSSYLNMMESDSPAWEYGGEGFILGRKGVVSSRLSDLISMDSPRRTGLLGDVESSAAVARSVVGSVSIDVRNRAAEHEKVESILSETLSRFNLSPGVLTGNSRRGSVTQARAYAARRLVTEAGLSFTETGRLLGMTRQGVNYLLNCKTIIVR, encoded by the coding sequence GTGAGACTCGATCAGACGGATTCTCTGCACCACGTGATGACGAGGACCGTCGAGAGAAGGCCGCTGTTCGAGGATGACACCGACAGAGTCGCATTTCTCGATGTGCTTTCCAGGGTCTGCTCGCTGACCGGCACGAGGATTCTCGCCTGGGCGCTGATGGGAACCCACGTCCATCTCCTCGTGAGATGCGCCGAGTATCCCCTTTCCGGCTTCATGCAGCAGATTCTGTCGAGCTATGCCCGCTGCTTCAACCGGAGGCACGACAGGACCGGCCATCTCTTCGAAGACAGGTTCAGATCGATCCTGGTCAACGACGAGAGCTACCTTCTGTCCGTCATCCGGTACATCCATCTCAATCCCGTGGCGTCGGGGATGTTGGATTCCGTGGAAACTCTCGGGAAGTATCCCTGGACCGGCCATAGAGCCGTTGTCACAGGTGTCGCGATCGACGGTCAGGACATCGACGGGGTGCTGTCGCTCTTCGGAGGGAGCAGGAGTGAAGCCCTGTCGTCATATCTCAACATGATGGAATCGGATTCTCCGGCATGGGAGTACGGAGGAGAGGGTTTCATCCTCGGAAGGAAGGGTGTTGTCAGCAGCAGGCTGTCAGATCTGATCTCGATGGACTCCCCTCGCCGGACAGGACTGCTGGGGGATGTGGAGTCCAGTGCAGCTGTCGCAAGATCTGTGGTCGGATCGGTTTCGATCGATGTGAGGAACAGGGCGGCCGAACACGAAAAGGTCGAGTCAATCCTGAGCGAGACTCTCTCGAGGTTCAATCTGAGTCCCGGGGTTCTCACAGGGAATTCTCGAAGGGGTTCAGTCACACAAGCTCGAGCATATGCGGCCAGACGCCTCGTGACAGAGGCGGGGCTGAGTTTCACTGAAACGGGCAGGTTGCTCGGGATGACCAGACAGGGCGTGAACTATCTATTGAACTGCAAGACGATAATAGTCCGATAA
- the sppA gene encoding signal peptide peptidase SppA, with protein sequence MMVMTVAVALIAGLPGPADVFDWPAFPGPGMVETVNPACLAWQPDMLLSVGLPSSDSSLHRPDRVFLGAPGVGFSGWWENGGDLRRFTAGSAFGIGGSLAAGAAYSWMDPVSGGPWDGVGSWDIGLSFRPSAMISAGLVRHGGYDGGSVEGDASLRAGLAVRPLGDRLTFTGNAVTGEDFDDFEFDGGLEYRPVPGAAIRLGLAEDRVSAGISTDFGHLGAAFAGLAQDDEYSGGRAEIRLTSSPRAGILPRRHTYVRIETGTTREEPSRAFLGPVGRSFSEEILLVERAVEDPSVDGFIVETDGGTGTAAQAEELRTQLARARGMGKQVVVYSGSPGNIECYLGSSGTEFWMHPAGETFLTGFAAHGIFIRDLLDNIGLYPDLVRIGEYKSAADMLTRSDMSEAQRIAETALLESFHTELFRALTDGRGLEPPQMVSLLEEGMLNPREAVSAGLVDSTAYPDEIQERLSETNGHGIAVQSLDEYGNSIPVGDAWGPEPRIAVIVATGFITRGSSGYSFPLGETMGSETICGLVRSAAARPGVKAVVIRIDSGGGDSFASEEMLHCIEDVSDEMPVVVSMGGVAASGGYYMACGADSIFADDFTITGSIGVIGGKIAAGDLLDRIGVDVETVSPYPMADMFSIFSRFSDAQRENVEESVGHCYDLFTQRVAEGRGMTPAQVDSIGRGRVWSGSDAVEIGLVDRIGGLADAVRCAAGMAGLDDDWVPAVEVYPRPGLFEGFSMSPFGGASLLDLESLLEQVSAFDRPLYLMQPIVVE encoded by the coding sequence ATGATGGTGATGACGGTGGCGGTTGCTCTGATCGCGGGCCTTCCGGGGCCAGCCGATGTTTTCGACTGGCCGGCCTTCCCCGGGCCCGGCATGGTCGAGACGGTCAACCCGGCCTGCCTGGCGTGGCAGCCCGACATGCTCCTCTCGGTCGGGCTCCCGTCCAGCGACAGCTCACTGCACCGGCCCGACCGCGTCTTCCTCGGCGCGCCCGGTGTCGGTTTCTCGGGCTGGTGGGAGAACGGGGGCGATCTCAGGAGGTTCACCGCCGGATCCGCCTTCGGGATCGGCGGGAGCCTGGCCGCCGGAGCCGCCTATTCGTGGATGGATCCGGTCTCGGGCGGGCCCTGGGACGGGGTCGGATCCTGGGACATCGGTCTCTCGTTCCGGCCCTCGGCCATGATCTCCGCCGGCCTGGTCCGCCACGGGGGATACGACGGCGGTTCCGTGGAGGGAGACGCATCCCTGAGAGCCGGCCTGGCCGTCAGACCCCTGGGGGACCGGCTGACCTTCACCGGCAACGCTGTGACCGGCGAAGACTTCGACGATTTCGAGTTCGACGGAGGCCTGGAATACAGGCCAGTTCCGGGGGCCGCGATCAGGCTCGGCCTCGCCGAGGACCGTGTGTCCGCCGGGATCTCCACCGACTTCGGGCATCTCGGCGCCGCCTTCGCGGGCCTCGCCCAGGATGACGAGTACTCAGGCGGCCGGGCGGAGATCCGGCTGACGTCCTCCCCCCGTGCGGGCATCCTCCCGCGCCGGCACACATACGTGAGGATAGAGACGGGAACGACCCGAGAGGAGCCCTCCCGCGCCTTCCTGGGCCCGGTCGGGCGCAGCTTCTCCGAGGAGATCCTGCTGGTGGAGCGGGCGGTCGAGGATCCGTCGGTCGACGGGTTCATAGTCGAGACCGACGGGGGAACCGGCACCGCCGCGCAGGCAGAGGAGCTGAGGACCCAGCTCGCCCGGGCCAGGGGAATGGGCAAGCAGGTCGTGGTCTACTCCGGTTCCCCCGGCAACATCGAATGCTACCTGGGCAGCTCGGGCACCGAGTTCTGGATGCACCCCGCCGGCGAGACGTTCCTCACCGGTTTCGCCGCCCACGGCATCTTCATCCGCGACCTGCTCGACAACATCGGGCTCTACCCGGACCTCGTGCGGATAGGCGAGTACAAGAGCGCCGCCGACATGCTGACCCGGTCCGACATGTCCGAGGCCCAGAGGATCGCCGAGACAGCCCTGCTAGAATCCTTCCACACCGAGCTCTTCCGGGCCCTGACGGACGGCCGCGGCCTCGAGCCGCCGCAGATGGTCTCCCTGCTCGAGGAGGGGATGCTGAACCCTCGCGAGGCCGTCAGCGCCGGGCTCGTCGACAGCACCGCCTACCCCGACGAGATCCAGGAGAGGCTTTCCGAGACCAACGGTCACGGAATAGCGGTGCAGAGCCTGGACGAGTACGGGAACTCGATCCCGGTCGGCGACGCCTGGGGTCCCGAACCCCGAATAGCCGTCATAGTGGCCACCGGCTTCATCACCCGCGGCTCGAGCGGCTACTCGTTCCCCCTGGGCGAGACCATGGGCAGCGAGACGATCTGCGGGCTCGTCAGGAGCGCGGCAGCGCGGCCCGGCGTGAAGGCCGTCGTCATCCGCATAGACTCGGGCGGCGGAGACAGCTTCGCCTCCGAGGAGATGCTGCACTGCATCGAGGACGTTTCCGACGAGATGCCCGTAGTCGTCTCGATGGGAGGCGTCGCAGCCTCCGGGGGATACTACATGGCCTGCGGCGCCGACAGCATCTTCGCCGACGACTTCACGATCACCGGCTCCATAGGTGTCATCGGGGGGAAGATCGCGGCGGGAGACCTGCTCGACAGGATCGGCGTCGACGTGGAGACGGTCTCGCCCTATCCGATGGCCGACATGTTCAGCATCTTCTCGAGATTCTCCGACGCCCAGAGGGAGAACGTCGAGGAGTCGGTCGGCCACTGCTACGACCTTTTCACTCAAAGGGTGGCCGAAGGCCGCGGCATGACCCCGGCTCAGGTCGATTCGATCGGCCGGGGACGCGTCTGGTCGGGATCCGACGCCGTGGAGATCGGCCTCGTCGACAGGATCGGCGGTCTGGCCGACGCGGTGCGCTGCGCGGCGGGCATGGCCGGGCTGGACGATGACTGGGTGCCCGCCGTGGAGGTGTATCCCAGGCCGGGCCTGTTCGAGGGATTCAGCATGAGCCCGTTCGGCGGCGCCTCGTTGCTCGATCTCGAGAGCCTGCTGGAGCAGGTGTCGGCCTTCGACAGGCCGCTCTACCTGATGCAGCCGATCGTGGTCGAGTGA
- a CDS encoding aminoglycoside phosphotransferase family protein codes for MSGGLLPEAADPASYRDAKSSSDFVPAAAEICRRHGIPQSGLARADSGTHLVFMLPGMAIKVFAPLWPEDFEAERAALRAMGGGPFPAIAHEGTLESWPYLVITRIPGRPARDLWPLLPRSGKESLLHELGGLLRGLHRTPVPSALQTDWPAFASGLEATLESRNDPPSAGWRDWLLDRAHLDPGPFEPVLLHADVTWDHVFAMRDGDGIRLSGLIDFGDAMSGHPLYEFGAPLLYMCFGEPDLTWSLLSGYGLPRSPGTARSVLACSLLHRFGRLGRWLEKVPVADGRAFEEALFGFDPGCSGS; via the coding sequence GTGAGCGGAGGGCTCCTGCCGGAGGCGGCCGATCCCGCCTCCTACAGGGATGCGAAGAGCAGTTCGGACTTCGTGCCTGCGGCGGCCGAGATCTGCCGCAGGCACGGGATCCCGCAGTCGGGGCTCGCGAGGGCGGATTCGGGGACGCATCTGGTCTTCATGCTTCCCGGGATGGCGATCAAGGTGTTCGCGCCGCTCTGGCCGGAGGACTTCGAGGCGGAACGGGCCGCGCTTCGAGCCATGGGCGGCGGACCCTTCCCCGCGATAGCCCACGAGGGCACCCTGGAGAGCTGGCCCTATCTCGTCATCACCAGGATCCCCGGCAGACCGGCGAGGGATCTCTGGCCGCTCCTGCCGCGCAGCGGAAAGGAATCCCTGCTGCACGAACTCGGCGGCCTGCTGCGCGGGCTGCACCGGACCCCGGTTCCATCGGCCCTGCAGACCGACTGGCCCGCATTCGCATCCGGTCTGGAAGCCACGCTGGAATCCCGGAACGACCCGCCGTCCGCCGGGTGGAGGGACTGGCTGCTGGACCGCGCGCACCTCGATCCGGGCCCCTTCGAGCCGGTGCTCCTCCACGCTGACGTCACCTGGGACCATGTGTTCGCCATGCGCGACGGCGACGGCATCCGCCTCTCGGGGCTCATCGACTTCGGCGACGCCATGTCCGGGCATCCCCTGTACGAGTTCGGAGCCCCTCTCCTCTACATGTGCTTCGGGGAACCGGACCTCACATGGAGCCTGCTGTCCGGCTACGGGCTCCCGAGGAGCCCCGGGACGGCTCGAAGCGTGCTCGCTTGCAGCCTGCTCCACAGGTTCGGAAGGCTCGGGCGCTGGCTCGAGAAGGTGCCGGTCGCCGACGGCAGGGCCTTCGAGGAGGCCCTTTTCGGCTTCGACCCGGGGTGTTCCGGCTCCTAG
- a CDS encoding polyprenol monophosphomannose synthase, translating into MRPLAVVPTYNEISNIRRLIPAILDLPGSPCILVVDDSSPDGTGDAVREFEHTGRVHLLTRPQKKGLGQAYVAGFRWALEHGYDPIIQMDADFSHDPGKVPELTAALADHDFALGSRYCSGVNVVNWPLSRLLLSYFANVYTRLITGLPVTDATGGFKAFRREALEKLDLDGIRSDGYSFQIEVTYKLAKAGCSVVEVPIIFVDRHAGTSKMTRSIVWEAVWMVWRLKFPWLSR; encoded by the coding sequence ATGAGGCCTCTGGCCGTCGTCCCGACCTACAACGAGATATCCAACATCAGGCGGCTCATACCCGCCATTCTCGACCTGCCCGGCTCTCCCTGCATCCTCGTCGTCGACGACAGCAGCCCGGACGGCACGGGCGACGCAGTCCGCGAATTCGAGCACACAGGCAGGGTCCACCTCCTGACCAGACCCCAGAAGAAGGGTCTCGGGCAGGCCTATGTCGCGGGCTTCCGCTGGGCGCTCGAGCACGGGTACGATCCCATCATCCAGATGGACGCCGACTTCTCCCACGACCCCGGCAAGGTGCCCGAACTGACGGCGGCCCTGGCCGACCACGACTTCGCCCTGGGCTCGCGGTACTGCAGCGGCGTGAACGTGGTCAACTGGCCGCTGTCCAGGCTCCTGCTGTCCTATTTCGCCAACGTCTACACCCGTCTGATAACCGGCCTGCCCGTCACCGACGCCACCGGCGGATTCAAGGCGTTCAGGAGGGAAGCCCTCGAGAAGCTCGACCTCGACGGCATCCGCTCGGACGGCTACTCGTTCCAGATCGAGGTGACTTACAAGCTGGCGAAGGCGGGATGCAGCGTGGTCGAAGTACCCATCATCTTCGTCGACCGCCACGCGGGCACCTCCAAGATGACCAGGAGCATCGTCTGGGAGGCGGTCTGGATGGTCTGGCGCCTGAAGTTCCCCTGGCTCTCCCGATGA
- a CDS encoding GNAT family N-acetyltransferase, protein MIRARQLEFGDRERWAEFVRLSSNGTLFHLPEFFDYHPPGRFDNHHVVLEDEGDGSFVAIATGALSTVNGERWFRSYPGASWGGLVLNDGAGLETVEECVDALIAHARGLGAAGMEMTSPPLVYHRRPSNYLDFALVRRGFTYRKRELTAVIDLGRMGDEVELAFRDAARRGASRARRMGIEVFEEPDFSAFYPVLETNLQERHGVRPTHTIEELERLRDLLGPGMITQFVARGEQGVLAGMVMFRCNPRVTLAFYISHDARFQALRPVNLVYQEVIRWARDSGYRHLDLGTFTLDMQVNRGLCRFKESFSARGHFRDTFTGRIDG, encoded by the coding sequence ATGATCAGGGCAAGACAGCTCGAGTTCGGTGACAGGGAGAGGTGGGCGGAATTCGTCAGGCTCTCCTCCAACGGCACCCTCTTCCACCTCCCGGAATTCTTCGACTACCACCCGCCCGGGCGGTTCGACAACCATCACGTGGTCCTCGAGGACGAGGGCGACGGCTCGTTCGTCGCGATCGCCACCGGGGCCCTGTCCACCGTGAACGGCGAGCGCTGGTTCAGATCGTATCCCGGGGCGTCGTGGGGCGGCCTGGTACTCAACGACGGCGCCGGGCTGGAGACGGTCGAGGAGTGCGTCGACGCACTGATCGCCCATGCGAGGGGCCTGGGCGCGGCCGGGATGGAGATGACCTCCCCGCCCCTCGTCTATCACAGGCGCCCGTCGAACTACCTCGACTTCGCCCTGGTCAGGCGCGGCTTCACGTACCGGAAGAGGGAGCTCACCGCGGTCATCGACCTCGGCAGGATGGGCGACGAGGTGGAGCTGGCGTTCCGCGACGCCGCCAGGAGGGGAGCCTCCCGGGCCAGGAGGATGGGCATCGAGGTCTTCGAGGAGCCTGACTTCTCCGCCTTCTACCCGGTGCTCGAGACGAACCTCCAGGAGCGCCACGGGGTGAGGCCGACGCACACCATCGAGGAGCTCGAGAGGCTGAGAGACCTCCTGGGCCCCGGCATGATCACGCAGTTCGTGGCGAGGGGCGAGCAGGGCGTCCTGGCCGGGATGGTGATGTTCAGGTGCAACCCCAGGGTCACCCTGGCCTTCTACATCTCGCACGACGCGCGATTCCAGGCCCTGCGCCCGGTCAACCTGGTGTACCAGGAGGTGATCAGGTGGGCGAGGGACTCGGGCTACAGGCACCTCGACCTCGGCACATTCACCCTCGACATGCAGGTGAACCGCGGGCTCTGCCGCTTCAAGGAGTCGTTCAGCGCCAGGGGCCATTTCAGGGACACCTTCACGGGCAGGATAGACGGATGA